The Sphingorhabdus sp. Alg231-15 genome has a segment encoding these proteins:
- a CDS encoding amino acid racemase, producing MRKLGLIGGMSWVSTESYYRRINGEVQRKLGGFASAHLLIESVNFNDYARLQSDDDWDAAAGLMTRSAKRLEASGATAILICSNAMHKIYEQVAPEVGVPILHIADCVGDKMIADGIKTATLLGTRNVMTEGFYRKRLVGKGITLTPPNEDRVEEIERIIYEELMFNQVKRDSERTLKTFITNIAKQEVEAVVLGSTELDLIIDTKANILPIYNSTEIHADAAVDWILTEK from the coding sequence ATGCGTAAATTAGGTCTGATTGGCGGGATGTCCTGGGTCTCGACCGAGAGCTATTATCGCCGGATCAACGGTGAAGTACAGCGTAAGCTGGGCGGGTTTGCGAGTGCGCATCTGCTGATCGAAAGCGTCAATTTCAATGACTATGCGCGTCTACAGTCGGACGATGACTGGGATGCGGCGGCAGGACTGATGACCCGCTCGGCCAAACGTCTGGAAGCATCGGGCGCCACTGCGATACTGATCTGCTCCAACGCCATGCACAAAATCTACGAACAGGTTGCGCCTGAAGTCGGTGTGCCAATTCTTCATATTGCCGATTGCGTTGGTGACAAGATGATTGCGGACGGGATCAAGACCGCAACCTTGCTGGGTACACGCAATGTGATGACCGAGGGCTTCTACCGCAAACGGCTGGTCGGCAAGGGCATTACCCTAACCCCGCCGAACGAAGACCGGGTCGAGGAGATTGAACGGATCATCTACGAGGAACTGATGTTCAACCAAGTGAAGCGCGATTCGGAGCGAACATTGAAAACCTTCATCACCAATATCGCCAAACAGGAAGTCGAAGCCGTTGTGCTAGGCAGCACTGAACTTGATCTGATCATCGATACCAAGGCCAATATTCTGCCAATTTATAACAGCACCGAAATCCATGCCGATGCCGCCGTCGACTGGATCTTGACGGAGAAATAA
- a CDS encoding Re/Si-specific NAD(P)(+) transhydrogenase subunit alpha — protein sequence MKIAVLKELADGEQRVSASPETVKKFTALGATMAVEEGAGLSASIADADYEAQGASIGTRAAVLKDADIVLGVQGPEPKSLKGMRKGAWLVASLNPFGERARVDEYAALGIDALAMEFMPRITRAQSMDILSSQSNLSGYKAVIEAGSHYGRAFPMMMTAAGTVSAAKCFVMGVGVAGLQAIATARRLGAQVSATDVRAATKEQIQSLGAKPIFVEDVAGIEGEGTGGYATEMSEEYQKAQAELVSKHIAKQDIVITTALIPGRPAPRLISDAQIATMRAGSVIVDLAAEQGGNVEGAVAGKVVEKHGVKIYGANNMPSTLAADSSALFARNLYNFLSAYWDEEAKRPVLPDDDEVTIGIRLTKDGKVVNERLLAS from the coding sequence TTGAAAATTGCGGTATTGAAAGAACTCGCCGACGGTGAGCAGCGGGTTAGTGCTTCCCCGGAAACGGTAAAGAAGTTCACGGCACTGGGCGCCACCATGGCGGTGGAAGAAGGGGCTGGTCTGTCTGCATCGATTGCGGATGCGGACTATGAAGCACAAGGGGCCAGCATTGGCACGCGCGCGGCGGTGTTGAAAGATGCCGATATTGTGCTGGGCGTGCAGGGTCCGGAACCAAAATCGCTGAAGGGTATGAGAAAGGGCGCATGGCTGGTGGCCAGCCTCAACCCATTTGGGGAGCGGGCGCGAGTTGATGAATATGCCGCGCTGGGCATTGATGCTCTGGCTATGGAATTCATGCCGCGGATCACCCGCGCGCAGTCGATGGATATCTTGTCCTCACAATCGAACTTGTCCGGTTACAAAGCAGTGATCGAAGCCGGTTCCCATTATGGCCGTGCTTTTCCGATGATGATGACCGCTGCTGGCACGGTGTCGGCGGCAAAATGCTTTGTCATGGGTGTCGGTGTCGCCGGTCTGCAGGCCATTGCGACGGCGCGTCGGCTGGGCGCACAGGTTTCAGCAACCGATGTACGGGCTGCAACCAAGGAACAAATTCAATCGCTTGGCGCCAAACCTATTTTTGTCGAAGATGTCGCAGGCATCGAAGGCGAAGGCACCGGCGGCTATGCCACCGAAATGAGCGAGGAATATCAAAAGGCGCAGGCTGAACTGGTATCCAAGCATATCGCCAAACAGGACATCGTGATCACCACCGCGTTAATCCCGGGACGCCCGGCACCGCGACTGATCAGTGACGCCCAGATTGCCACGATGCGTGCCGGCAGCGTGATTGTCGATCTGGCCGCAGAACAAGGCGGTAATGTCGAGGGCGCTGTCGCCGGCAAGGTTGTAGAAAAGCATGGCGTAAAGATTTACGGTGCGAACAATATGCCCTCGACCTTGGCTGCGGATAGCTCCGCATTGTTTGCCCGCAACCTCTATAATTTCCTCAGCGCCTATTGGGATGAAGAGGCCAAGCGGCCCGTCCTTCCGGATGATGATGAAGTGACGATTGGCATCCGTCTGACCAAAGACGGCAAAGTTGTGAACGAGCGCCTTCTGGCGAGCTAA
- a CDS encoding NAD(P) transhydrogenase subunit alpha, whose product MDFISILSIFVMACFVGYYVVWSVTPALHTPLMAVTNAISSVIIVGALIAAAAGSQADGGQTAKWLGLVGVVLASVNIFGGFAVTERMLAMYKKKERK is encoded by the coding sequence ATGGACTTTATATCAATTCTCTCAATTTTCGTGATGGCCTGTTTTGTGGGCTATTATGTGGTCTGGTCAGTGACGCCGGCGCTTCATACGCCGCTTATGGCGGTGACCAATGCGATTAGCTCGGTGATCATTGTCGGGGCCTTGATAGCGGCTGCTGCGGGATCGCAGGCTGATGGTGGTCAGACCGCGAAATGGCTGGGGCTGGTGGGTGTTGTTCTGGCCAGCGTGAACATATTTGGCGGCTTTGCCGTGACCGAGCGGATGCTCGCAATGTACAAGAAAAAGGAGCGCAAATAA
- a CDS encoding NAD(P)(+) transhydrogenase (Re/Si-specific) subunit beta, which translates to MAASGEAVNPWVAVAYLISGVLFILALRGLSSPESSRRGNRFGMIGMLIAVVTTLVTHDIASLPEIGVAIAIGGAIGFIIARRIPMTDMPQLVAAFHSLVGMAAVLVGIAAYLNPGAFNILDSAGEILVVSRIELGLGVAIGAITFSGSVIAFLKLNGNMSGAPIMLPGRHVINLGVLAGIIGLTAYFAVLPTVETAMVFWIIVALAFVIGFLLIIPIGGADMPVVVSMLNSYSGWAAAAMGFTLGNTAMIITGALVGSSGAILSYIMCKAMNRSFISVIAGGFGADSGPSEGAEKIDRPWKRGSAEDAAYMMKQAENVIIVPGYGMAVAQAQHALREMGDMLKEEGVSVKYAIHPVAGRMPGHMNVLLAEANVPYDEVFELEDINSEFAQADVAFVIGANDVVNPAAKTDKGSPIYGMPVFDVDKAKTIFFIKRSMGGVGYAGVDNEVFYMDQTMMLLSDAKKMCEDIVKSL; encoded by the coding sequence ATGGCGGCATCGGGCGAAGCGGTTAATCCATGGGTCGCCGTGGCCTATCTAATCTCTGGCGTCCTGTTCATTCTCGCTCTGCGCGGTCTGTCCTCGCCGGAATCCAGTCGACGCGGCAATCGTTTTGGCATGATCGGCATGCTGATCGCCGTGGTCACAACACTGGTCACCCATGACATTGCCAGCTTGCCAGAAATCGGTGTTGCGATAGCCATTGGTGGCGCGATTGGTTTCATCATTGCCCGACGTATTCCCATGACCGATATGCCGCAGCTTGTTGCGGCTTTTCACAGTCTTGTTGGTATGGCAGCGGTGCTGGTCGGTATTGCCGCCTATCTCAATCCCGGGGCGTTCAATATTCTCGACTCAGCGGGCGAGATACTGGTCGTCAGCCGGATCGAACTGGGCTTGGGCGTTGCCATTGGCGCGATTACCTTCTCTGGTTCGGTTATCGCTTTCCTGAAACTCAACGGCAATATGTCCGGAGCGCCGATCATGCTGCCCGGCCGCCATGTCATCAATCTCGGCGTGCTCGCGGGTATCATCGGCCTGACCGCCTATTTCGCGGTCCTGCCAACTGTCGAGACAGCGATGGTCTTTTGGATCATTGTCGCGCTGGCCTTTGTTATCGGCTTCCTGCTGATCATCCCCATTGGCGGCGCGGATATGCCGGTCGTGGTGTCGATGCTGAACAGCTATTCCGGTTGGGCAGCAGCGGCCATGGGCTTTACGCTGGGTAACACTGCCATGATCATTACCGGTGCGCTGGTCGGTTCCTCTGGTGCGATCCTCTCTTACATCATGTGTAAGGCTATGAACCGCAGCTTCATCAGCGTCATCGCTGGCGGCTTCGGTGCCGACAGTGGGCCATCAGAAGGGGCAGAGAAGATCGATCGGCCATGGAAACGCGGCAGCGCCGAAGACGCGGCATATATGATGAAGCAAGCGGAAAATGTCATCATCGTGCCTGGTTACGGCATGGCGGTGGCACAGGCTCAGCATGCTTTGCGGGAAATGGGTGATATGCTCAAAGAAGAAGGCGTCAGCGTCAAATATGCCATCCACCCTGTGGCGGGACGGATGCCGGGCCATATGAATGTGCTGCTCGCCGAAGCCAATGTGCCTTATGACGAGGTGTTCGAGCTGGAAGATATCAATAGCGAGTTTGCGCAAGCCGATGTCGCTTTTGTCATCGGCGCCAATGACGTGGTCAATCCGGCGGCCAAAACCGATAAGGGATCACCGATTTACGGCATGCCGGTTTTCGATGTCGACAAAGCCAAGACGATCTTCTTCATCAAGCGCTCGATGGGCGGAGTCGGCTATGCCGGCGTCGACAATGAAGTATTTTACATGGATCAGACCATGATGCTGTTGTCCGATGCGAAGAAAATGTGCGAGGATATCGTCAAATCGCTTTAG